TGCAGCTTAGCAAGGATCTTTCTCTGGGcaatcttctttgaaaaatcttCGGTGAAGAATctgagtatgtatttttttctgcttcttttttctgGAAGTTGATCTCCTGGTCAGGGCTCaaaatcctttcttctcttaaatTGTATTGAAATGGCTGCCCCTGATTAAAAATTGCTGGGGAACTGAAAGTACATGGAGTTGTTTCACTCTTTCCCAGATCCTGGACATGATCAGGAAGCAACTTTATTCCTTCCATTTTCCtctcttgaactttttttttgcaATTCCGTAAGCTTGGGCCCCTTTCCCTTGGTGTAGTATAATTCAGGAATATATTAGCAGAAGTTGTGCCTTTTTGATCTCCTGATTCTGGGTTGTCTTTGATCCAAGCATGGATTTTGCTTGCTGTTTTATGATGAAGCAGTGAGAATTCAGATTTCTTCAAGGAAGAGTTACCCTTTGGAAATGGTTTTAAGCCTGACAGAGGCTTCTGCACATTATTCCGTTGGTCCCGGGTATTTCTAGACTGACTTGTATCATGTTGAGATGCCAGTAGAGCCTGATCCTTAGACAAAGGCAAATCAGAAGCTGATGCTATGGACTTCTTTTTTACCCATGGTGAAATGGAAGGACATTGATAAATGGCTCGTTGGTCATAGGTTTCCATGTTGTAAGGTGAatgaacaaaactgataaactcaTGCAGAAAGTGGTGAGTGTGTTGTTGGAGATAGGGTTCCAGGAGGTGAATGAAGGACTCACTGTCCAGATCATATTCTGTCATGTGTTGAAGAATAGTGGATAGGATATTCTTCACTGTATAGCCATAATCTCCATAAACAGCTGTTAGTTCCCGTTTCAGCCAGGGGACCAGCCGATGTAAACAACCAGGGTTTCTCTTGAAATAATTAGCTGACAAATGCTTTTCAAGTCTGTAGCCTTGGACATGTGTCACCCAAATTCCAGAATAATACAGAGCTCTTCTGAACTTCATTACCACCTGATCTCTAAAGTGGCCTACAGACGTGGAATTTGGCTGGAACTTCCCACTGTCCCCAAACTCCCTCAGTAATTCCTGGACAGTCAACTCTTTCAATGGTCTGATTTTCCTTGTAATGCCCTCAGGGTTCAGACTGACAGAGTTGTTTTGAGAAGACTCCATGCAGCTTTCCTCCTCTGAGGGAAGAAAGCCTGAGTCTTCTTTGGTGTCACTCTCTGGCCTGGTGGAACAATACTGAGAAGGAAAGCACTGCACACCAGAAGAAAGCATGGATTTCTTTCTTGATCTTGAATATAAAGAGTCATTACGACTCTTGTTGAAACAGGGATTCCAATCAGGTTCATTCTGAGTACTCTCCAAGCAGTTAGGACACTCACAGTCAGATGAGAAATCAAATGGCATTGCCCTGGAAAGATTGTATTTCAGTTATATATGAGAAAAATTGGTTCGAATCAAGTCCTTATACGGCATGAAAAATATCTGTTAAAAACATTTCATGCATATTTCTGTAATATGGTTTGTCTCTTCAAGGGATAAATTCTAGAACAAGGTTAAGAAACAAA
This is a stretch of genomic DNA from Mustela lutreola isolate mMusLut2 chromosome 12, mMusLut2.pri, whole genome shotgun sequence. It encodes these proteins:
- the LOC131812818 gene encoding E3 ubiquitin-protein ligase Topors-like, encoding MPFDFSSDCECPNCLESTQNEPDWNPCFNKSRNDSLYSRSRKKSMLSSGVQCFPSQYCSTRPESDTKEDSGFLPSEEESCMESSQNNSVSLNPEGITRKIRPLKELTVQELLREFGDSGKFQPNSTSVGHFRDQVVMKFRRALYYSGIWVTHVQGYRLEKHLSANYFKRNPGCLHRLVPWLKRELTAVYGDYGYTVKNILSTILQHMTEYDLDSESFIHLLEPYLQQHTHHFLHEFISFVHSPYNMETYDQRAIYQCPSISPWVKKKSIASASDLPLSKDQALLASQHDTSQSRNTRDQRNNVQKPLSGLKPFPKGNSSLKKSEFSLLHHKTASKIHAWIKDNPESGDQKGTTSANIFLNYTTPRERGPSLRNCKKKVQERKMEGIKLLPDHVQDLGKSETTPCTFSSPAIFNQGQPFQYNLREERILSPDQEINFQKKEAEKNTYSDSSPKIFQRRLPRERSLLSCKFRKRDSSWSCISEIALSSKRNSRKLSSYRKKRLKGKQSSQFAEAGSHFSRRIQRPSQFSTHRSKSWCVGLTKRSLSRESSNPSLRGSHRSECFTQNICCDHSKENNVHSYESNCGRASSTAVQYAKLPSTSGKRPKCSSKSESTSQDGSHCNSLTCLQIEKPRSPNKQEMRQKTTFPRGGKTRAVRHRKNKCQCLDKKTTEEISDEVGDLNDIRQRSSLSECTPACRKQIQKKKKSGHQKCHWAKNEHKGDKVSETQGCKLS